The segment TGTACGCATCGGGATTGCGGAATACACTGCCGCAACTCGGTAAATGATAAGGCTGAGTGTTTTGTCGCTGCTGCTTATGATTTGCCGTCACTGCATTGACTGCCGTTGGATCAGCCCCAGGCTGCAATTGAAACGTGGCGTATGTGACATAGCGCGAACTGCCTTGCAGAGCAGACGTGCGATATTCATACTGTAACTCTGCAGGTTTTAGCACCTGCAGCGTGCCGTCTGGCAGCAAGATTGTCGTCTTGACCAGAATTTCGGAAATACTGCTATTGTGCGCGCCAGCATTCATCACAACGGCTCCGCCCACCGTTCCTGGAATCCCAACCGCCCATTCAAAGCCTTGCCATCCGCGATCGGCAAGCTTCCAAGCCAATCTCGGCAATGGCTCACCCGCACCCACGGTTACCTGACCCGTCGCATCATCAAACTCAGTCAATCTCAAATGCCGAGTCGAAATCACAAGCCCTGGCAATCCAGCATCGCTGACTAATAAATTTGAGCCAGCCCCTAACATCGTCACTGGAATATCCTGAGCATGCGCCCATTCTAAACTCGCTTGTAATTCTTCAGTTGTGCGGGGGGCAGCGTACCATTCAGCAGGACCACCGACCCGGAAAGAGGTCAACGAAGCGAGAGGAACATTGGCTTTTAGCACAGCGTCAGTACCAGGGAGCGGAAGAGTGAGTATCTTGCGTGCAGGTTTTGCAGTGGCTTCACTAGACGAGTACGGAGTGGCAACCGAGCTAGACTTGCGAGAGAAATCGGAAATAACGGGTGAATGAACAGTCCGGGAATCAATAGAGAGTGTCATAACATTGTCACAGGTAAGCTTAAACCTGAGACCCTTACCGCAATGTAATCAGAAATCACGGTTCAGATCTCACATTGCATTCAACACAACAAACACGAAGTTTCTAGGAAGCAGCTTTCTCAACTCGTTGTTGAGCCGCCATGACGTCTGGAATGATTTGATTCAAGTTTCCAGCTCCTAGAAAAATTGCTAAATCTCCCGGCACAAGAAGTTTGTTCAGGAAATCGCCCATCGCAGGTAGCGAGGGTTGGTAATGCACGCACGAATGATGTGTTGCGACAAGATCAGCAAGGATCTGACCGCTAATTTCGCCTGTATTGACTTCTCCAGCGCTGTAAATATCACTGAGAATCACGACATCAGCATCTCCAAAAGACTCCGCAAATTCCGCTAAAAACGTTTGAGTGCGGCTATAGCGATGCGGTTGGAAAATGGCGACGACACGACGACGCGGCGATTGCTTGCCAGCTTGCAGTCTTGCTGCCTCTAGTGTGACCCGTAATTCACTGGGATGATGCGCGTAGTCATCAATAAATAAAATGTCGTTAAAATCACCCCGGTGTTCAAACCGCCGCCGCGCACCTTCAAACGGCGCGATCGCGGCAGCAATCGTACTAAATTCCAATCCAATGAGGCGACCGACCGCGATCGCAGCCAGCGCGTTACTCAAATTGTGTTGTCCAAGCACTCGCAGCTTGATTTCTCCTAACACCTGCCCCCGTTCCCACACTCTCGCCGTCGTTCCATCCCCTGCATACTGGATTTGATCCACGGTGTAGTCTGCCTTTGTCGCCGGATCGAGACTGTACGTAATGTTGGGGGGAATGCGATCGCGAACTGTTTGACAATCGATCGAGCCGACTGTGACTTGACACTGGCTGGCAAAAGTTTGAAACGTTTGAACGACTTGATCCAAATCGCTATAGTGATCGGGGTGGTCTAATTCTGCATTCGTGATGATGCCAATATAAGGTGCAAATTTAACCAATGAGCCATCTGACTCATCCGCTTCTGCAACCATGTATTCACCCCGTCCAATCCGGGCATTTCCTTGCCAAGCCTTGACTTCTCCACCCACAATGACCGTCGGATCAAGCTTCGCATTGTAAAGCATGTAACTGATCATGCTGCTCGTCGTTGTTTTCCCATGCGTTCCAGCGACGGCGATACTGCGATACTCTCGAATTAACGCAGCAAGGAGATCCGAGCGATGAAAAATTGGACATCCTAGCTCTAGCGCCGCTCGATATTCAGAATTTGTAGGATTAATCGCCGTCGAGCAAATCACTTGGGGCAGATCCTTGACGGGTGCAGGCAATGTGACAACATTTGCACCAGCGGCAACGGGTTGAGCAAGCTGTGCTCTGACTTGATAATGATCCAAATTCGACGCATCTTGTCCGATGAATATCTGCGCGCCCAAGCTTCGCAGTCGTTCAGTAATGTGGCTGGATCTGAGATCCGAACCAGAAACAGGTAACCCACGGTCTAACAAGACATAAGCTAGGGCTGACATTCCAATTCCACCAATGCCGATGAAATGAAATGGTCTGCCGCTGAAGTCAACGGAACTCAGCATTTTTGCTCCTTAAACACCACACCAATGTCACGCGCTATCATATCAAGGATCTTCTATTACCGATACGGTAATAGAAAACATTTTGATAGCAAATCTGCTTATCTAAATCGAGTCCATTTAGAACAATTCAAAATAATTTTAGTTTGAACGCTCTTAATTGGGGAGTTTGAATCAGAACAAGCTGTAATCAACGAGATACAAGTCGATCTGCTCCAATTCCTGACAGAATTCAACTTTTTAATAATTGAATTGCAATCCGCAATCTGTCAACAAATTCAAGCCTAAATTGTGTACTTCTAAAGGTACTAAACGTTTGTGAGAAATGCTCTCAACTTTTTAGCCAATTTGCATCAATTCTCAACTTGATCGTGATTTAATTTTGTACCTTTTTCTTAAATCTGCTCCATTTCTCAAGTTTTTCACCATACGACAGTTGTAGAGTCGCTACAGATTTTGCCACAACTATTTTGAATTGGCATCTACTCTTTAGATTGCCTAGGGTTCCCCGCAAGTCAGAAAGAACACAAGTATTGGTAAAGACTCAGATTAGATTCAGGGCCGCATTCAACAGATGGCTGATGCACAATTTTTTTGCACAGTCAGAAACATGTTTTTGCTTCTCAAGCGAATTGTGGTCGTTCCCAAGTTCACCAAGATTGCCCGATCGCCCATTCATCTCAGCATGCTTCAGGGATCAGTCGCAGCGACTCATTTTTCCTGCTTGTCACCATCTGTTGATCCCAGATTGATTTTGAGTTGAGATGAGCGCATTGTTTTACGGTATGATGTCTGCATCAATAGGTATTTATATTCAGAGGGCAAGACGCAGTGGTTAGAGTAGCGATCAACGGCTTTGGACGCATTGGACGCAACTTTTTGCGGTGCTGGGCAGGGCGACAACAGACGGGAATCGAATTGGTTGCGATTAACGACACGTCTGATCCCAGAACCAACGCTCACTTGATCAAGTATGACTCGATGCTGGGTAAGTTTTCCGGCGAGGTGAGCGCGGACGAAAACACCATTACGGTGAACGGTAACGTTATCAAATGTACGTCCGATCGCAATCCCGAGAATCTTCCGTGGGGAGAG is part of the Leptolyngbya boryana PCC 6306 genome and harbors:
- the murB gene encoding UDP-N-acetylmuramate dehydrogenase, which encodes MTLSIDSRTVHSPVISDFSRKSSSVATPYSSSEATAKPARKILTLPLPGTDAVLKANVPLASLTSFRVGGPAEWYAAPRTTEELQASLEWAHAQDIPVTMLGAGSNLLVSDAGLPGLVISTRHLRLTEFDDATGQVTVGAGEPLPRLAWKLADRGWQGFEWAVGIPGTVGGAVVMNAGAHNSSISEILVKTTILLPDGTLQVLKPAELQYEYRTSALQGSSRYVTYATFQLQPGADPTAVNAVTANHKQQRQNTQPYHLPSCGSVFRNPDAYKAGWLIEQVGLKGHQIGGAQVAQRHANFILNCGGATASDIFELIHHVQQRVHQEWSLLLEPEVKMLGEF
- the murC gene encoding UDP-N-acetylmuramate--L-alanine ligase → MLSSVDFSGRPFHFIGIGGIGMSALAYVLLDRGLPVSGSDLRSSHITERLRSLGAQIFIGQDASNLDHYQVRAQLAQPVAAGANVVTLPAPVKDLPQVICSTAINPTNSEYRAALELGCPIFHRSDLLAALIREYRSIAVAGTHGKTTTSSMISYMLYNAKLDPTVIVGGEVKAWQGNARIGRGEYMVAEADESDGSLVKFAPYIGIITNAELDHPDHYSDLDQVVQTFQTFASQCQVTVGSIDCQTVRDRIPPNITYSLDPATKADYTVDQIQYAGDGTTARVWERGQVLGEIKLRVLGQHNLSNALAAIAVGRLIGLEFSTIAAAIAPFEGARRRFEHRGDFNDILFIDDYAHHPSELRVTLEAARLQAGKQSPRRRVVAIFQPHRYSRTQTFLAEFAESFGDADVVILSDIYSAGEVNTGEISGQILADLVATHHSCVHYQPSLPAMGDFLNKLLVPGDLAIFLGAGNLNQIIPDVMAAQQRVEKAAS